TCATTTTTTCTCTTTTATAATTTATAAACTTATATTAAAAGATATATATTATCATTACATTATTTTATTAAAAACAATGGTTGGTGGAAAGATTGTCCATAGACATATCTCTTAAGGTTCTTTCAAAAAGCTTAGGTGAAAAAGTTTTAGTAAAGCTTAGGAATGGAAAAACTCTTAGAGGCTTTCTTCAAGGATATGATCAACATATGAATCTTGTTCTTGAAGAAGCTGAAGAAATAATAGATGATGAAAATACTAATAAATTAGGCTCAATAGTTATAAGAGGAGATAATATAATAATGATATCTCCACTTTTAGTAAAAAAATAATGGTGTTCATGAAAAATGGTAAAAGGTACTCCCTCCTTTGGTAAAAGAAATAAAAAAGTGCATATAAGATGTAGACGTTGCGGCAGAGTATCTTTTCATGTTTCTAAAAGAAGATGTGCTGCTTGTGGTTTTGGAGAAACAAAGACATTAAGAAAATATAAATGGCATAAATTTTAAAAGAAGAAATTTTTATAATTTATAAAAAATATAAAAGATAAGTTTTTATTATTTTATGGAATTTTTTAATTTATGAAAATTGAGGTTGATCTTAATGAATCTTATAAACTTCTTCATCCACGTCCAGTTGTAATGATATGCTCTATTGGAAAAGATGGTAAAATAAACATTATGGCATGTTCTTGGATAACTCCTATAAGTGATGATCCGCCATTAATAGCAATATCTTTATGGTCTAAAGGATATACGCATAAATTAATAGACGAGGCTGGTGAATTTACAGTTAATATACCATCAATAAATTTATTAGAAAAAGTATGGTTAGCTGGTACTAAAAGTGGAAGTAAAATAGATAAAGCTAAGCTATTAAAATTATCATTTAAAGAATCAAAAAAAGTTAAGCCACCAATAATAAATGATTGTATAGGAAATTTAGAATGTAAAGTTAGAAATAGAATAATAATGAATGAACAAATATTATACATTGCTGAAGTATTAAAAGCATATGTTGAAGAAAATTTATTTAAAAATAATATTTTAATTGAAGAAGCAAATGTATTGCATCATGTTGGTGGTAAAATTTTTGCAATAACAACAAAATATTTAAAAGCCAGATGATATACTATACCTCAATCATTGTAGAAAACTTATGTTCTCTTATTTTATGAGGGTTTGATTTTAGACTTTTTAAGTTTTCCTTTAAAATATTGAACATTTCATTAAAGCTTTGTTCAACCTTCCTTTTCCTTTTTACTGGTGTGCAGAAAGATACTACTTCTTTATATAAAAATGGATGATCTATTCCAATTTCTTTAACTTTCTCTACTGCTTCTCTTGCTATATTATCTGTTTCTATTAAAATTTCAGCTCTTTCTTCTCTTTCTTTTACAGCATTTATTAATGGTTTTGAAAGGAAAGAATCAACTTTCTTTAAAACTGATTCATATGCTGAACCAAAAAGTCTTGGTGCTTTTTCATAAGCAATTCCTAAAGTAACATAATAAGCAAATTCGATAGAGTCCATTATTTGTCCATCATCTTCATTTATTTTTGGCTTTTCTTTCAAATACATTCTATAAACATTTAAAGCAACATATGCTTTTTCTCTAAGAGACATTTGCTTTTCAATATTTAATTCCATTAATTCATGCGCATATTTTTCAGGAATTATGATTGCAGGCAATTGCTTTATTCCAAGTTCTTTTGCTGCAAGAAATCTATGCTGACCATCAATAATTATATTTTCATTTCCTCTTTTTACAACAACCAAAGGAATTACAAAACCTATTTTTCTAATAGATTCGCTAAGTCTTTTAATATGAGATTTTGAAGGCGCTCTTTGTATTTCTATAACTTTAAGATTATCTACAGGAATTATGGCAATTTCTTGAGAATAACCATGTAATGGTTCTTCTATTTTAGCTATAGTTTTCATACTATATTTTTAAATATTAAATGGATTTATAAAGCTTTATTTAATTTAAAGATACGGCAAAAAGATTAAAAAGCTATTTTTTATTTAATTAATTTTAAAAGTTATATTAAACTTTAATAATAGTTGATATTGCTAAATATGGGCCGTTAGATCAGTCTGGAAGATCGCCCCGTTGGCGTCGGGGAGGTTCCCGGGTTCAAATCCCGGACGGTCCATTATATTTTTAAATAACCTATTCATTTTCTATTCCTCAAGAATAAGAGAAACATGATATTCCCCTCCATTAACTGTATAAAATGTAATGTGTATCTTTTGACCAACAAATGCTGCATATGGCGGAATACCTATTCCTATATTACCAATTTCTCCAGACCTTACATCTACGAATGTTTTCTCATTTAATGGATCTAATTCTGCACCTGTTCTTACATTTCCTAAAAATACTTTTGTATCAGGAGAAAATTCTTTAAATGGTTTACCATTTATTGCTACATTGCATACTCTTACAGTTGTTTCTCCTAGATTTTTAAAATCGATAGATATAAAGAAATATTCTTCTTCATTAAGATGCCCTATTTTACTCCATAACATCTATAATTTCTATTTTCTCATTAACCATAAATTTTCCAATAATTCCAGATGACCACGTAACAAAAGCGACCGTGATGATTACACATATTGTAATTAAGATAATCGTGGCTTTAACTACGCTTATCCCTTTTTTATTTTTTAATTTCATATTTCTCTCCTTTTAAAAAGAATATAATATAATAAGAAAGTAATCATAATTACAATAATGAATAAAGACATTGGAATAATAAATTGTTCAATTTTAAATTCTCCTTTAGGGTTTTCTTTTATAGATGTTTGAGATGCTTGAATTGTTTTTATTGTTTCCTCAGATAGTATAGCTGTTTTAGTTTTCTTTACATTAATTGTTGATAAATATGTTTCTATATATCCTTCTTCATACGTAGCTGTATATACTTTCTCTATTAAAGTTGTACCTATTGATGAATATGTAAAAGCTTTAAAAATTCTTATTTTAGTAACATATGTAGTTGTTCCATTTATAATTTCTAAACCAAGATACGTAGTTACTTCATCTATAAATGTTGTATTACAATAAACTTCTAATGTGTATGTTATAGTATAAGTTTCTGTAGTGATGTGTCTTTTTATAGTAGAAATTGTAATTACATTAGAAATATCAAATACACTAAGACTATGAAAGTTATCATTCACATAAACATAAAACCAACAATTCCCTTCTGGCAATATTCCTAAACTATAATTTCGTTCATCATACACATTAAAATATTCTGTAGGAGTACCAACCCATTCATCTATTTCAATATTAATTAAAAATCCACCTTTAGTTCTTATGAGAGGGCCCCAACGAATTCCTTTTGGAATCATGTTTGAACGAATTTTAAATATCGCAACCCATTCTTCTCCATTCCATATAAGAACTGGACCAAAATCATATTGAAGTCCAAGTTTTATTTCTCTATAAGCAGTAAACTCTTGAGTATAACATTTTTCTTCATTTACATATACGATAAAAGTATAATCTCCATCTTCTAAAAATCCTAATTCATAAGTATTAGATTGTGGTAAAACAATTTCATATGGAATTCTATCTCTATATTTTTTTATTTTAATATCTACATAGAAAATATTTCCATTTCTATTAACTTTACCCCAATCAATATCTTCTATCATAAGAGGTTCATTATTTCTTTCTAAGAAAAGATTATTAATTGCTATATACCATTTTGTAAAATTTCCATAACCTTCTGGAAAAATATTAATTTCCATTCCAACTTTAAGATTATCTTCAGAATTACAATTTATTGAAATAATATTAAAATAAAAAGGAATAGGAAAAAGTAATAAAATTATAAATAAAGAAGGAAGTTTAATATATCTTATCAATTAAACCTCCTTTTTCCATTAATAAATTATGTAAAAAGATATATAAATTTATAGAAAATAAAATAAAAAACTTAAGATTCTTCATTTTTTCTTTCTTTTAAGAAATTATAGAATGATTATTAATCTTTTTTCGTAAAAAAAGAAATATTGAAAATAATTAAGAAAAACACTCAGAATAAATATAATTAAAAAAGTTTTATATGCGTAAGATCAAAGAAAGAATAATAAGAAAAAATATCAAGAACTCTCATAAAGCATCAATTCTTCAAACGGAAAGTTATGTTATTAATTTTATTTAATTTCTAAAAAAGTTTAAATTTAATATTTTAAAAAAATTATATAGATGAGTAAAGCATCAGTTACAATATTAACTTATTTAAAGAGTTTAGCAGAAGGAATAGAGAAAAATGCGAAAGAGCTAAAAGAAAAATTTCTTCATACTATTCCTGAAGAGGAAGACATATTTCAATTAAAAAGAATTATTGAAGATTACAATTCTCTTCGTAGTCAATTACCTAATTATTCATCAGAATATACGGAGATCGCAAAACTTTCTTTACCTTATATTTCAAATGACTTCCTTTATACTACTGATCTTTTTACTGGAAAAAGAATATTAAAAATAACATTGTCATTTTTTGAAATTGGTGAAGCTATTTCTACTTTGAATAAAATTAAGAACATATGTCATGCTTTTGTAAATGCTTTAGAAATTTTACTTAAACCTCAAATATCGCCTCATGTTATTACTCAGCTTGCTTCATTAAGAAAAGAACTTAAGGAATTGGAAAATAAAATAGAGCCCGAAATAAGTAATAACATAATGGAAGCTATAGATGAAATAGAGCATGGCCATGATTTAGCTGCTGCATTAATAGCTTCAAGGGTTATATGCTATGCATTAGATAAAATACCAGGAAAAAATGATAAAGAAAGAGCTAAAAAATTTATTGAATTAGGGATAATTGAAAAAGAAAGAAAAGATGAATATGAGAATTTCTTAAGAGCTTCAAGATTATCAAGAAACTTTTTATCTCATAGATCAAGTCTTTATCCTAAACCTGAAGAAGCACTTCAAATTGTTAGTTCTGCCATTAGTTTTGCAAGATACCTTATTAAAATTTCTTCTGGAGTAAGATTATAGTGAGAAAATGATAATACTCATATAAAATTTAAAACTTTTATAAAGATATGTTCTCTAAAAATTTAAATAATAAAAAATTTGTAAATAATACAGAAATATGATTAATAAAAACTCATTAATATTATTATCATTAATGTTATCTGTAATATTTACAATAGCATTGCTGTATTCTACAATCGAACTACCACACATCTTGAATAAATTTTTAGTAGATGTTTTTCCAGATTATGGTTTTCAATGGGATGAAGCTGAGAAATTCATAAATTCCATTAGACCAATTAGTTATATTTGTTTCATAGCTACCATATCTTTAATAATAATTGGTTTTATTCTTAAGAAAAGTCAATTATCATTTTTAGGTTCCTTTATATTATATCTTCCAACATTTAGCTATTTTGCATCAGTAATGTTCTTTCTTACTGGTATAGGTATAATAAGATTTTTATGGCTCCCAATAATAGAAATATTTCCAGGATCATGGCCTGAGAAAATATATGCAGCATCTTACTTTTTAGAATTAGGAGATTTTATTTATATGCCCTATGATGTATTAAGATTTATTTTTACAAATTTAGCTAAAGATTTTCCTTTATATATTTTTGATAATGCAATTTTTTACTTAATAATATATTTAAGTGCATTCATATTTTTCTTAAGTTGTGCCTCATGGTTTTATGGTAAATTTAAAGGATTAAAGATTATAGATTTTTTTATTTATAAATATTCGAGACATCCACAATATTTAAGTTTCTTAATATGGAGTTATGGACTCTTAATATACGATAAATATATCTTTTATCCTCCGAAAGGAGGGTATTTCGCATCACCACCTATTTTT
The window above is part of the Nitrososphaerota archaeon genome. Proteins encoded here:
- a CDS encoding 50S ribosomal protein L37e, whose product is MVKGTPSFGKRNKKVHIRCRRCGRVSFHVSKRRCAACGFGETKTLRKYKWHKF
- a CDS encoding flavin reductase family protein, which codes for MKIEVDLNESYKLLHPRPVVMICSIGKDGKINIMACSWITPISDDPPLIAISLWSKGYTHKLIDEAGEFTVNIPSINLLEKVWLAGTKSGSKIDKAKLLKLSFKESKKVKPPIINDCIGNLECKVRNRIIMNEQILYIAEVLKAYVEENLFKNNILIEEANVLHHVGGKIFAITTKYLKAR
- a CDS encoding LSM domain-containing protein — its product is MSIDISLKVLSKSLGEKVLVKLRNGKTLRGFLQGYDQHMNLVLEEAEEIIDDENTNKLGSIVIRGDNIIMISPLLVKK
- a CDS encoding ParB N-terminal domain-containing protein, whose protein sequence is MKTIAKIEEPLHGYSQEIAIIPVDNLKVIEIQRAPSKSHIKRLSESIRKIGFVIPLVVVKRGNENIIIDGQHRFLAAKELGIKQLPAIIIPEKYAHELMELNIEKQMSLREKAYVALNVYRMYLKEKPKINEDDGQIMDSIEFAYYVTLGIAYEKAPRLFGSAYESVLKKVDSFLSKPLINAVKEREERAEILIETDNIAREAVEKVKEIGIDHPFLYKEVVSFCTPVKRKRKVEQSFNEMFNILKENLKSLKSNPHKIREHKFSTMIEV